In Crinalium epipsammum PCC 9333, the genomic window GCTTAATCTTGCTGCTGCTTTATTGTATGCTCTCAGACGTAAGCAATATCGGGTTTATATTGGTGATGTACGCTTGTGGATTCCTCAATACCGAGAATATACTTATCCTGATGTAATGGTAGTCGCGGAAAATCCTATCTATACAGGTAAAAATAATACAACTATCACTAATCCTTTATTTATTGTTGAGGTTTTATCTAAATCAACCAAAAATTACGATCAAGGTGATAAATTTACTTTTTATCGTTCCATTCCTGAATTTAAAGAATATCTTTTAGTTGAACAAAATCACTATCAAGTAATGCAATATAGCAAAACCAATGAGGGAGAATGGATTTTTAGGGAATATAAATCTGAAAGTGATCTTATCAAGTTACAACATCTTGAATTTGAAATTGGTTTAGTTGATATTTATCAAGATGTCGCTTTTACGGAGAAAGAAGCATAATCTTATGTTAGTATCTAAAAGATATTTCATTCAAAAAGTTCTTCTCTAGTTTCAACAGGTAATTGTTCTAGGGTTGCCATAAAATCATCTGTAAATAGAGGCAGACTATCAAAAAGTGATTGCCAGGAATTATCCTTATCTATTAAAGTAATTACATCTCCGATTTTTTTGATGTAGACTTCATCGCCATTAAGATGATAATTTTCTGGTAAGATTATGCTTTGCTGTTTGCCATCTGTTTGAACTTTAGCTGTTGTTAACATATAATTATCCACTCATTTGCCTAAATTCTAACTCAGTGAGAGATTGAAAATCTGCCTAACGCGCCTAAATTAATTAAAAACTCTGAATAATATAACCCTCCAAAACCTTGATGATGACATCAAAAATCTCTTGCAAAAACGAGCGGAAGCTCATGGGCGTTCCCTTGAAGAAGAAGCAAAAGAAATTCTTAGAACTGTATTAATAGAAAATCAAGAAAATACTTTAAATCTTGCCTCTGTTATTGAGCGACGCTTTGCCCATTTTGTGGATTTTGAACTACCGGATATTCCTAAAGAACCCCTGCGGGAACCCCCTATGGTGTGTTTTCAAACCCTTCGATCCCCCCCAGCAGAGCTTAAAAAGGGGGGAGAAGTTAGCCAAAGTCCCCCTTTTTAAGGGGGATTTAGGGGGATCTCACCGACAAAAACGGAGCCAATATATCCATAATTCCCCCCTTCCCCCTTCCTCCTCACTCCTCCGCGTGCAACATCCCGCCAATCTGCGTCATATAACCCGTAGCTGCATATCTCTTCCCCTTAATCTCAATCCATTTAACTTGATCAAAACATTTCTTTAAAGCAAAAACTTCCTGCGTATCAACAACAATATCCTCCGAAGTGTTTAAAACTATCCCACCAAAGGTAAACTTAATACTCCAATCCGAGCGTCCTAAATGTAGATAAACAATGCCAATATCTTGATTATCGAAATTAATCGACAAGCTTTTACTTAATCTATTTAATTCTGTTTGCGCTGCCGTTATTTCGCTCTCTAGTTCATCCTGCAAACTTTCAGGTAGGATGATTTTACCCTCACTAATCTTAATCGAGTTATCATCAAAGTTGGCGGGAGTAGTTGAACGTATTTCCAGAGGGTAATAGGGCAGAGAAGCTGAAGGAATGACTGCTGCTAAAGATAAGTTTGAGGAAAATAGCAAAGCGAAAGTAACTAGCAGCAATAAATAAGGATTATTGATATTTAAAGCTTGCTTTGTAACTCCTTGATAGCTTCCTGTACTTCTTGGTACATTTGCATATCCCCTTGTTCATAAAACAGTTGTGCAGCTTTTTGTAAATCTGCAAAAGCTTTTTGATATTCTTGCAATTTAGAGTAAGTTAAACCTCGGTTGCCGTAGGCTTTAGCATCATCTGGTTGAAGCGCGATCGCACGGTTGTAATCGGCGATTGCTTTTTGGTATTCTTGCAAATTGAAGTAAGTTAAACCTCGATTGCTGTAGGCATCAGCATCATTTGGTTTAAGTGCGATCGCACGGTTGTAATCGGCTAGCGCTTTTTGGTATTCTTGCAAATTATAGTAAGTTATACCTCGGTTGTAGTAGGCTTCAGTATCATCTGGTTGAAGCGCGATCGCACGGTTGTAATCGGCGATTGCTTTTTGGTATTCTTGCAAATCATCGTAAGTATTACCTCGGTTGTTGTAGGCATCAGCTAAATCTGGTTGAAGCGCGATCGCACTGGTGTAATCCGCTAGCGCTTTTTGGTATTCTTGCAAATTATAGTAAGTTACACCTCGGCTGTTGTAGGCATCAGCTAAATCTGGTTGAAGTTCGATCGCACGGGTGTAATCGGCGATTGCTTTTTGGTATTCTTGCAAATTATCGTAAGTTAAACCTCGGTTGTAGTAGGCAGAAGCATAATCTGGTTCGAGTGCGATCGCTTGTGTGAAATCGGCTAGGGCTTTTTGGTACTCTTGCAAATTACCGTAAGTTACACCTCGGTTGTAGTAGGCTTTAGCATCATCTGGTTTGAGTGCGATCGCACGGGTGTAATCGGCTAGCGCTTTTTGGTATTCTTGCAAGCTCTTGTAAGTATTACCTCGGTTGCTGTAGGCAATAGCTAAATCTGGTTGAAGTTCGATCGCACGGGTGTAATCGGCTAGCGCTTTTTGGTATTCTTGCAAATTATCGTAAGTATTACCTCGGTTGTAGTATACTTCAGCTAAATCTGGTTGAAGTTCGATCGCACGGTTGTAATCGGCTAGCGCTTTTTGGTATTCTTGCAAATTATCGTAAGTATTACCTCGGTTGTTGTAGGCTTTAGCATTATCTAGTTGAAGCGCGATCGCACGGTTGTACTCGGCTAGCGCTTTTTGGTATTCTTGCAAATAAAAGTAAGTTACACCTCGGTTGTAGTAGCCATCAGCGTAATCTGGTTGAAGTTTGATCGCACGGTTGTAATCGGCTAGCGCTTTTTGGTATTCTTGCAAACTCTTGTAAGTTAAACCTCGGTTGTTGTATGCCCAAGGATGCTGTTTAATCTTAATTGCGTCACTGTAGGCAACAATAGCATCTTGATAACGTTCTAAATTACTGAATGTATTGCCTAGTTCTACATAAAGAACAAATTCTTGCGGGCTAAGTTTAATTGCTTGCTGATATGATGCCAGCGCCTCTGGATATTTTTTCAAAGACTTAAGAGCCGCACCACGCAAACGCCAAGCTTGATGAAATTTGGGATCGATTTGAGTAGCTTGCTTTAAAGCATCAACTGCTTCTGAATATTTCTCCATCCAGTATAATGTCAAACCTTTCCCATAATAAGCTTGGGCATAATATTGTTTAGAAAAATTTGGTTGATGCTGAATAATTTGTATCGCTTTATCAAAAGCAGCAAGCGCCTCTTTAAAATCCCGTATCCGCCATAGTTGATTACCATAATTCAGCCAAGCAAAGGCATCAGCATCTTTTGAGGGAACTTGTAAACTTACTAATTGATTAACAATAGAAGCAAATTCTGTTTGAGTTAAAGCAGATGGTTGATTTGTTTGCACTTGTAACAAATTTGTGGTTACTTTTGCCTGACTCGCCAGACTTAAAAAAGTGCTAATTGGTACTCCCAAGCTATAACCTACACTAAATTCAACTACTTCACCTCGTTGATTATTTGCCGATTCATTTTCTGCCCCAGTATTAATCCCAACTAAGCGCCCAAAACTATCCAGCACCGCTCCGCCACTCATCCCACCGTAGGAAATATTGCTGTAAACTAAATCTTGACCTTGCGATAAAGAAGCTTTTTCTTTCGCAAAAAAATCTGCATTATCTTTTCGCCAAACATATCCAAAAGTCAACAAGAGCGATTGTTGATTTGTTTGGTTGCGGTTTAACTGTGGAAAACCCGATACAAAAACTTGTTTACTATAATCCTGAAAATCATACTTAGCCAAAGTTGCTACTTGGTAAGAAGAACTAGAACTAAACTGTACAACAGCTAAATCCACTCCTTTAAAAATCTGAATGTTGCTAGGAGACAAAGCATACTTGCGCCCGTCAGGAGTCACAATTGTATATTTATCTTGATTTTCCACCACATGAGAAGCAGTTAACACATAATAATTCTGCCCATTTTTAGCAACAATTACCCCAGAACCATTACCATTATTAATTGAATCTATTTTGACAGTAATTTGTTCAGCAATCTTATCTATTTTCGCAACAATTCCCGTATAAACAGTCCGATTAGCATTACCACCAGCATTAGGAATACTTGCAGCTAAATTCGGCGCAACCTGCCCTAAATTAGCAATAGGTACTGCAAAAGAAGCGCCTCTTAATTGCTGTATAGTTGAACTCCTGGGGCGAGTCCCATCAGTATAAACATAAGCATCATTTAAAATCGCCTCCGCACCCATGCCAATCACACCAATCACATCGCCTTGCTGATTTAACAAAGCACCGCCACTCATTCCTTGAAATGTGTCATTTGTATAACCAATTTGATAACCACCCACCAAAGCTTTTGGTGTAATCACAGATATTTTGCCAGCCGTCAGTTTTAAAGAAGTTTCATCAATCGGAAATCCCGCACTATAAACAGTTTGATTTTCTGATAAATTGGATGAATCAGCAAATTTAGCAACTTGATAATTATCAGGAGAGCTAAATTGCAAGACAGCTAAATCATTATCTTTTAAGGAATTACCTTGAGTAATTAAAGTAGCATTATAAGATTTGCCATCAGGGGTTTGAATGCGGAAAGGTTGACCGCGATTAACTACATGAGCATTAGTTAATACGGTATAAGTTTGACCTTGTTTAGCAATTATGATACCGGAACCACGACTATCTTTAACAAATACTTTGACTGTAATAGATTGAGCGATTTTCTGGATATTTTGCGGTGTCGCTGCAATTTGTGTAGATGTATTAGTTGGTGATTTTGTGGGTAATGCTTGGGCGTTAGCAGTGGGGAGGAGTAATAGAGGAGTGATTAAGGAAATTAGGGAGAAATAGAGGGAAGGTTTCATAGGAATTAGTGTTTAGTTGATTGGTATTAGTAGTGGGGAGATCCCCCTAAATCCCCCTTAATAAGGGGGACTTTGACTTCATGCTCCCCCCTTATTAAGGGGGGCTGGGGGGGATCTTTATCTGTGCGGGCTATCTGCCACCTTTACTCTTTTTCTACAGGTGCAGTTTGCAAAAAATCATCAATATAAACCTGATAATAAACTTGAGGAACACCAGAACTATGCTTAATTGGACCAACTCCACGACCATTGAGAGTTTCCACTAAACTATTAAGCATCTGCAAAGAATTATCTCCTGGGCGCAAAGTCATCAACAAAGTTTCACATTTACCACCATATTCTTTAGCAGTACAAATCACAGGTTGATTATTTATTCTGCCATTAGTAATTAAGCTTAAAGTCCCCTTCTGATAAGCTTCTTGAAAGCGAGGCGATATTTTTTCGCAACGTTCTTGCGGAGACTTACCACCTAATTCTTTTACCCAGCGAATCACAGCAATTTTACCCCGTGATGTCCAAGCCAATGTCGTAGGTAAGCGTGTACCTTGGTCTTCGTCATAACTACTGCGACATAGAAATTGCACTGTAGATTCAGCTTTAACTTGGTGAGAATTAGAGTTAATAAAAGCAGCAGTGATGATAGTTGTGGTTAAAGTTAATGCCAGAGTGGTAATTAATGTGCGTTTCATGGATTTTTCCTCTTTTTAGTTAAGATAAACGATAATTTTCCTAGTAACAAGGTAGTGCGAGCATCTTGCTCGCTAGTTTTTTCGCATAAACCCGATATCCTTCATCTTTCTTGTTCTAATGGTGCGTTACGCATCAAATCTTCTAAGTCAATTTGGTAGTAAATCTGGGGAATAGCAGAACTGTGTTTAATTGGACCAACTTGACGAAGATTTAGAATATCTCTCAAATCGTTCAAGATTTGTAAAGAATTATCTTTTGGCTGCAAAGTCATTAACACAGTTACACAGTTACCCCCGTATTCTTTAGTAGTACAAATGACAGATTGACCATTTATTTTGGCATTGGTAATTAAATTTAATGTGCCATTGTTATAAGCTTGCTGAAAGCGTGGTGATATTTCTCGACAGCGCCGTTGGGGAGAATAACCAGGAACATCAACTCTTTGCCATTGAATTAATACAATCTGTCCCCGTGTTGTCCTAGCTTTAGTTGCGGGAAAACGTTGATTTGCTGTTGCGTCGTAGCTTTGTCCACAATAAAATTGATATCTGGATTCTGCTTGCACTCTTTGAGTCGTTAAATTGAGTCCTAATGTAGCAATTATTGTAGTGATTAAGCCAATTGAAAATAACTTGAATTTCATGGTTTTTTTCTCATTAAGATTTCTGGTATTGAGCCGAAATATCTTTGACCCCCCCCAACCCTCCCCTTATTAAGGGGAGGGAGTAAGAATAGGGAAGGGAGCTAGTTTCCCCCCTTACTAAGGGGGGATTAAGGGGGGTAATTTCGACTGGTTTACTTAACAACAGCATTTAAGCTATACTCCCCTGATTCTCCACGTTCAAAAGCATTAGCAATTACTACATAAGTGCCATCGGCAGGTAATGTAGCAACTAATTTGGCATTAAAATCATTAGGGGAAATATCATCATTTTGCTCAAGGATTTTTTTGCTATCAACAGACACCAAAAATAAAGCTGAGTCGATTTGCTTACTGTTCATTTCAATGGTTACTTGTTGACCAGCCCGACCTTGAAATGTATAAGTGTGATAGTAGGTATTATTTGGTAACACATCATCACCTTTTTTAAGTGTTGCTGTTACAGTTTTCCCATCTAAAGGTAATTGTTGAGTTGTTGTGGAATTGTCATCAGGCTGTTGTGGTCGCTGGGCTACATACCCATTACCCTGCTGTAGCGCCACTAAAAAAGGTTGTACTTCGGCAACTGCGATCGCTAAACTAATACCAAGAAATGTTTTACTACCAGTAGGATTGAATAATGCCGTATTCACCCCAATCACCTCTGCCTTAGAATTAAGCAATGGTCCTCCAGAATTACCTGGATTAATTGGCGCGTCGTGTTGTATCCAGTTGCGTTTGCGGTCAATTCTACTCACCACACCGCTAGTAAAAGTATTTTCAATCCCAAAAGGTGAACCAATAGCATAAACTGATTGCCCGACTTGCACTGTTCCAGGTGGTGCTAAACTCAGGGTAGGCAAATTGCTTTGATTGCGAATCTTCAGCGCAGCTAAATCTATACCGCGTTTATCAAAGCCAATAACATCGGCTAATACTTCCGTTTCATCATTGAGAATAACTTTAACAGTAGATGGCGCATCTTCCAGAACATGAGCATTTGTTAAAACTAATCCATCTGGAGAAACAATAAAACCACTACCCGTACCATTATCATATTCAATCTTTACTACCGCAGGACTAGCTTTTTGATAGACTGCAATGCGAGTTTGTTCTTCACTATTTTGGGCTAGAAGTGTTTTTGCCCGTCTCTGCTCAACGTCTTTAGCTAAGACAGCCTTGACTTGTCCTAGTTCAATACCCACACGGCTAGTAATATTGTTAATTATGCCAGATGCGATCGCACTTGTCAAAATTGCTGATATTGTTATCCTTAAGAATTTCTTCTGCATTTTTACCTTGTTATATATTTAATAACTGCTTTGGGCTGTTTGATAGTATCTTATGGGCTTTCAACCGTTAACCTGAAAAGTTGAGTAAAATTTCAACAATTGCACTTACACGCTCACATTTTGAAATCTAGATCCCCCCTACCCCCCTACCCTTCGGGAAGGCTATGCGCTTACGCGCAGGCTACGCCAACGCCTATAAAAAGGGGGGAA contains:
- a CDS encoding Uma2 family endonuclease, with product MKVQTHQRIYTPEEYLELEEKALYKSEYHDGEIIPMTGGTTNHNQIALNLAAALLYALRRKQYRVYIGDVRLWIPQYREYTYPDVMVVAENPIYTGKNNTTITNPLFIVEVLSKSTKNYDQGDKFTFYRSIPEFKEYLLVEQNHYQVMQYSKTNEGEWIFREYKSESDLIKLQHLEFEIGLVDIYQDVAFTEKEA
- a CDS encoding antitoxin, translated to MLTTAKVQTDGKQQSIILPENYHLNGDEVYIKKIGDVITLIDKDNSWQSLFDSLPLFTDDFMATLEQLPVETREELFE
- a CDS encoding FitA-like ribbon-helix-helix domain-containing protein; translation: MTLQNLDDDIKNLLQKRAEAHGRSLEEEAKEILRTVLIENQENTLNLASVIERRFAHFVDFELPDIPKEPLREPPMVCFQTLRSPPAELKKGGEVSQSPPF
- a CDS encoding serine protease, giving the protein MKPSLYFSLISLITPLLLLPTANAQALPTKSPTNTSTQIAATPQNIQKIAQSITVKVFVKDSRGSGIIIAKQGQTYTVLTNAHVVNRGQPFRIQTPDGKSYNATLITQGNSLKDNDLAVLQFSSPDNYQVAKFADSSNLSENQTVYSAGFPIDETSLKLTAGKISVITPKALVGGYQIGYTNDTFQGMSGGALLNQQGDVIGVIGMGAEAILNDAYVYTDGTRPRSSTIQQLRGASFAVPIANLGQVAPNLAASIPNAGGNANRTVYTGIVAKIDKIAEQITVKIDSINNGNGSGVIVAKNGQNYYVLTASHVVENQDKYTIVTPDGRKYALSPSNIQIFKGVDLAVVQFSSSSSYQVATLAKYDFQDYSKQVFVSGFPQLNRNQTNQQSLLLTFGYVWRKDNADFFAKEKASLSQGQDLVYSNISYGGMSGGAVLDSFGRLVGINTGAENESANNQRGEVVEFSVGYSLGVPISTFLSLASQAKVTTNLLQVQTNQPSALTQTEFASIVNQLVSLQVPSKDADAFAWLNYGNQLWRIRDFKEALAAFDKAIQIIQHQPNFSKQYYAQAYYGKGLTLYWMEKYSEAVDALKQATQIDPKFHQAWRLRGAALKSLKKYPEALASYQQAIKLSPQEFVLYVELGNTFSNLERYQDAIVAYSDAIKIKQHPWAYNNRGLTYKSLQEYQKALADYNRAIKLQPDYADGYYNRGVTYFYLQEYQKALAEYNRAIALQLDNAKAYNNRGNTYDNLQEYQKALADYNRAIELQPDLAEVYYNRGNTYDNLQEYQKALADYTRAIELQPDLAIAYSNRGNTYKSLQEYQKALADYTRAIALKPDDAKAYYNRGVTYGNLQEYQKALADFTQAIALEPDYASAYYNRGLTYDNLQEYQKAIADYTRAIELQPDLADAYNSRGVTYYNLQEYQKALADYTSAIALQPDLADAYNNRGNTYDDLQEYQKAIADYNRAIALQPDDTEAYYNRGITYYNLQEYQKALADYNRAIALKPNDADAYSNRGLTYFNLQEYQKAIADYNRAIALQPDDAKAYGNRGLTYSKLQEYQKAFADLQKAAQLFYEQGDMQMYQEVQEAIKELQSKL
- a CDS encoding COP23 domain-containing protein, translated to MKRTLITTLALTLTTTIITAAFINSNSHQVKAESTVQFLCRSSYDEDQGTRLPTTLAWTSRGKIAVIRWVKELGGKSPQERCEKISPRFQEAYQKGTLSLITNGRINNQPVICTAKEYGGKCETLLMTLRPGDNSLQMLNSLVETLNGRGVGPIKHSSGVPQVYYQVYIDDFLQTAPVEKE
- a CDS encoding COP23 domain-containing protein, which gives rise to MKFKLFSIGLITTIIATLGLNLTTQRVQAESRYQFYCGQSYDATANQRFPATKARTTRGQIVLIQWQRVDVPGYSPQRRCREISPRFQQAYNNGTLNLITNAKINGQSVICTTKEYGGNCVTVLMTLQPKDNSLQILNDLRDILNLRQVGPIKHSSAIPQIYYQIDLEDLMRNAPLEQER
- a CDS encoding trypsin-like peptidase domain-containing protein, with the protein product MQKKFLRITISAILTSAIASGIINNITSRVGIELGQVKAVLAKDVEQRRAKTLLAQNSEEQTRIAVYQKASPAVVKIEYDNGTGSGFIVSPDGLVLTNAHVLEDAPSTVKVILNDETEVLADVIGFDKRGIDLAALKIRNQSNLPTLSLAPPGTVQVGQSVYAIGSPFGIENTFTSGVVSRIDRKRNWIQHDAPINPGNSGGPLLNSKAEVIGVNTALFNPTGSKTFLGISLAIAVAEVQPFLVALQQGNGYVAQRPQQPDDNSTTTQQLPLDGKTVTATLKKGDDVLPNNTYYHTYTFQGRAGQQVTIEMNSKQIDSALFLVSVDSKKILEQNDDISPNDFNAKLVATLPADGTYVVIANAFERGESGEYSLNAVVK